In the genome of Populus nigra chromosome 9, ddPopNigr1.1, whole genome shotgun sequence, one region contains:
- the LOC133703016 gene encoding 1-acyl-sn-glycerol-3-phosphate acyltransferase-like yields the protein MDNTGGGSFMRNRRWESFLDTNSTPNGKQTPKILVREEVVKSPKSDVYVEDDGWISALISCVRIVVCFLSMMVTTFIWSLILLLLLPWPYERIRQGNIYGHVTGRMLMWILGNPIRIEGPEFSNERAIYVCNHASPIDIFLMMWLTPTGTVGIAKKEIIWYPLFGQLYVLANHLRIDRSNPTAAIQSMKEVAHAVVKNNLSLIIFPEGTRSKNGRLLPFKKGFVHLALQTRLPIVPMVFTGTHHAWRKGGLHVRPAPITVKYLRPIKTDDWTDDKVNDYVRLLHDIYVENLPEAQRPLH from the exons ATGGACAATACTGGAGGTGGTTCTTTCATGAGGAATAGGAGATGGGAGAGCTTCCTGGATACAAATTCCACTCCAAATGGGAAACAAACCCCAAAGATTTTGGTGAGGGAAGAAGTGGTAAAAAGTCCCAAGAGTGATGTTTATGTTGAAGATGATGGGTGGATTTCTGCATTGATATCTTGTGTAAGGATTGTGGTTTGTTTTTTGTCAATGATGGTCACAACATTCATTTGGTCCTtgatcttgctcttgctcttaCCATGGCCTTATGAGAGGATCAGGCAGGGAAATATTTATGGGCATGTTACTGGTAGAATGCTG ATGTGGATCTTAGGGAATCCTATCAGGATTGAAGGCCCTGAATTTTCAAATGAGAGGGCCATTTATGTCTGCAATCATGCTTCTCCTATAGACATTTTCCTTATGATGTGGTTGACTCCCACAGGCACTGTTGGCATTGCAAAGAAAGAG ATCATATGGTACCCTTTATTTGGACAACTTTATGTATTGGCAAACCATCTTCGAATAGATCGCTCCAATCCTACTGCAGCTATTCAATCCATGAAGGAG GTAGCTCATGCAGTAGTGAAAAACAACCTGTCACTCATCATTTTTCCTGAGGGGACTAGATCAAAAAATGGACGATTACTACCCTTTAAAAAG GGTTTTGTTCATTTAGCATTGCAAACGCGCCTCCCAATAGTTCCAATGGTCTTTACAGGCACCCACCATGCATGGAGGAAAGGCGGCTTACATGTTCGGCCAGCGCCTATAACAGTCAAGTATCTCCGGCCAATAAAAACTGATGATTGGACAGATGACAAGGTTAATGACTACGTCA